A part of Lactobacillus sp. ESL0700 genomic DNA contains:
- a CDS encoding DUF4097 family beta strand repeat-containing protein produces MTFTNQMTHTIPAAAFTNIKINVKNAAVTITAAAAYQVTLTDTKKQTLHAEVRGNDLIVTESDADIVQLNLLHLYLEQPRIEITIPNEAALDMIEINDCNGSINLAAITCNHLVLELKNGASKLDGLKVTRQVTLKTANGSVTIAQSSLPQTILRIANGSIKINHSQLTLDARLKNGGAKIDASQLLGQNILKLTNGGVRITQADPTSDYQLSTVAGHVRCFANQTGRNFTSDNHVKITTITGGITVS; encoded by the coding sequence ATGACTTTTACTAATCAAATGACACACACAATTCCCGCTGCCGCTTTTACCAATATCAAAATTAATGTTAAAAATGCGGCCGTTACGATTACCGCCGCAGCAGCTTACCAGGTTACACTTACAGATACTAAGAAGCAGACTTTACACGCTGAAGTTAGGGGCAATGACTTAATTGTTACTGAAAGTGATGCCGATATTGTTCAGCTTAATTTACTTCACTTATACCTAGAGCAGCCTCGAATTGAGATTACCATTCCTAATGAGGCAGCTTTAGACATGATTGAGATTAATGATTGTAATGGCAGCATCAATCTTGCCGCTATAACTTGCAATCATTTAGTATTGGAACTTAAAAATGGCGCTAGTAAATTAGATGGACTGAAAGTTACTAGGCAAGTGACACTTAAAACGGCCAATGGTTCTGTAACAATTGCACAATCTAGTTTGCCGCAGACAATACTGCGCATTGCCAATGGCAGTATTAAAATTAATCACAGCCAATTGACTCTTGATGCTCGATTAAAAAATGGTGGTGCCAAAATTGATGCCAGTCAATTATTGGGACAGAATATCCTGAAGTTAACTAACGGCGGCGTGCGCATTACTCAAGCTGATCCAACCAGTGACTATCAATTATCAACAGTAGCCGGGCATGTGCGCTGCTTTGCCAACCAGACAGGCAGAAACTTCACTAGCGATAATCATGTAAAAATCACTACCATTACTGGTGGTATTACGGTTAGCTAA
- a CDS encoding branched-chain amino acid aminotransferase, translating into MMKQKLEDLDWNNLGFSYRDLPYRYEAKYKDGEWQEGKLVEDSTVTLSEGAEVLHYGQEIFEGLKAYRRKDGKINLFRPDQNAHRFTLSAERLAMPPYPEDKFVEAVKQVVLANKEYVPPYDSGATLYVRPFMIGTSQALGVAAATEYTLRIFATPVGAYIKGLNPAAYKVSPYDRAAYAGTGQAKTSGNYASSLLPSVEAHKEGFADCLYLDPREHKYVDEFGGANFFGITQEGQFVTPKSESILVSITKRSLLEVAKRQGLNPVERQITLEEAFKMKEAGAMGTAAVISPVGSITYKGQKHVIYSEDKTGPVTTKLYNELIAIQYGDKEGPEGWVQTID; encoded by the coding sequence CTGATGAAACAGAAGCTAGAAGATCTTGATTGGAATAATCTGGGCTTTTCATATCGCGATCTGCCATATCGTTATGAAGCTAAATATAAAGATGGTGAATGGCAAGAAGGAAAATTAGTTGAAGATTCGACTGTGACTCTTTCCGAAGGTGCAGAAGTGTTGCACTATGGCCAGGAAATTTTCGAAGGCCTGAAGGCTTATCGTAGAAAAGACGGTAAGATTAATCTGTTCCGGCCTGATCAAAATGCCCACCGGTTTACTTTATCAGCTGAACGTTTAGCAATGCCACCATATCCAGAAGATAAATTCGTTGAGGCAGTTAAGCAAGTTGTGCTGGCTAATAAGGAATATGTGCCACCATATGACAGTGGCGCAACGCTTTATGTTCGGCCGTTTATGATTGGCACCTCGCAAGCTTTGGGTGTTGCTGCAGCGACAGAATATACTCTGCGGATTTTCGCTACACCGGTTGGTGCATATATTAAGGGCTTGAATCCAGCAGCTTACAAAGTTAGTCCGTATGACCGTGCTGCTTATGCTGGGACAGGTCAAGCTAAGACTTCTGGAAACTACGCCAGCAGCTTGTTGCCATCAGTTGAAGCACATAAAGAAGGCTTTGCCGACTGCTTGTACCTTGACCCACGCGAGCACAAGTATGTTGATGAATTTGGTGGTGCCAACTTCTTCGGCATTACTCAAGAAGGTCAATTTGTTACACCAAAATCCGAATCAATTTTGGTTTCAATCACTAAGAGATCCTTGCTTGAAGTTGCTAAGCGTCAAGGCTTGAACCCAGTTGAACGTCAAATCACTTTGGAAGAAGCCTTCAAGATGAAGGAAGCCGGCGCAATGGGTACGGCTGCCGTAATTTCACCAGTCGGTTCAATCACTTACAAGGGACAAAAGCATGTCATTTACAGTGAAGACAAGACTGGTCCTGTCACAACCAAGTTGTACAATGAATTGATTGCTATCCAATATGGTGATAAAGAGGGCCCTGAAGGTTGGGTACAAACAATCGATTAA